From the Bubalus kerabau isolate K-KA32 ecotype Philippines breed swamp buffalo chromosome 2, PCC_UOA_SB_1v2, whole genome shotgun sequence genome, one window contains:
- the KLHL24 gene encoding kelch-like protein 24 — protein MVLILGRRLNREDLGVRDSPATKRKVFEMDPKSLTGREFFDFSSGSSHAENILQIFNEFRDSRLFTDVIICVEGKEFPCHRAVLSACSSYFRAMFCNDHRESREMLVEINGILAEAMECFLQYVYTGKVKITTENVQYLFETSSLFQISVLRDACAKFLEEQLDPCNCLGIQRFADTHSLKTLFTKCKNFALQTFEDVSQHEEFLELDKDELIDYICSDELVIGKEEMVFEAVMRWVYRAVDLRRPLLHELLTHVRLPLLHPNYFVQTVEVDQLIQNSPECYQLLHEARRYHILGNEMMSPRTRPRRSTGYSEVIVVVGGCERVGGFNLPYTECYDPVTGEWKSLAKLPEFTKSEYAVCALRNDILVSGGRINGRDVWIYNSQLNIWIRVASLNKGRWRHKMAVLLGKVYVVGGYDGQNRLSSVECYDSFSNRWTEVAPLKEAVSSPAVTSCVGKLFVIGGGPDDNTCSDKVQSYDPETNSWLLRAAIPIAKRCITAVSLNNLIYVAGGLTKAIYCYDPVEDYWMHVQNTFSRQENCGMSVCNGKIYILGGRRENGEATDTILCYDPATSIITGVAAMPRPVSYHGCVTIHRYNEKCFKL, from the exons ATGGTACTAATATTGGGACGAAGACTAAACAGAGAGGATCTTGGGGTGCGTGATTCACCAGCAACAAAGCGTAAAGTTTTTGAAATGGACCCTAAATCTCTGACAGGCCGTGAGTTTTTTGACTTCTCTTCAGGATCATCCCATGCTGAAAACATCCTCCAGATATTTAATGAATTTCGAGATAGTCGTTTATTTACAGATGTTATCATTTGTGTGGAAGGAAAAGAATTTCCTTGCCATAGAGCTGTTCTCTCAGCCTGCAGTAGCTACTTCAGAGCTATGTTCTGTAATGACCACAGGGAAAGCCGAGAAATGTTGGTTGAGATCAATGGTATTTTAGCTGAAGCTATGGAATGTTTTTTACAGTATGTTTATACTGGAAAAGTGAAGATCACTACAGAGAATGTACAATATCTCTTTGAAACATCAAGCCTTTTTCAGATTAGTGTTCTCCGTGATGCATGTGCCAAGTTCTTGGAGGAGCAACTTGATCCTTGTAATTGCTTAGGAATCCAGCGCTTTGCTGATACCCATTCCCTCAAAACACTCTTTACAAAATGCAAGAATTTTGCATTACAGACTTTTGAGGATGTGTCCCAGCATGAAGAATTTCTTGAACTTGACAAAGATGAACTGATTGATTATATTTGTAGTGATGAACTAGTTATTGGCAAGGAGGAGATGGTTTTTGAAGCCGTCATGCGTTGGGTCTATCGCGCTGTTGATCTGAGAAGACCACTGTTACATGAGCTCCTGACTCATGTGAGACTCCCTCTGTTGCATCCCAACTACTTTGTTCAAACAGTTGAGGTGGACCAGTTGATCCAGAATTCTCCTGAGTGCTATCAGTTGTTGCATGAAGCAAGACGGTACCACATACTTGGGAATGAAATGATGTCTCCAAGGACTAGGCCACGCAG gtCAACTGGCTATTCTGAGGTGATAGTTGTCGTTGGAGGCTGTGAACGAGTTGGAGGATTTAATCTTCCATACACTGAGTGTTACGACCCTGTAACAGGAGAGTGGAAGTCTTTGGCTAAACTTCCCGAATTTACCAAATCAGAGTATGCAGTCTGTGCTCTAAGGAATGACATTCTTGTTTCAG GTGGAAGAATCAATGGACGTGATGTCTGGATTTATAACTCACAGTTAAATATTTGGATCAGAGTTGCTTCTCTAAATAAAGGCAGATGGCGTCACAAAATGGCTGTTCTCCTTGGTAAA GTATATGTTGTTGGAGGCTATGATGGGCAAAACAGACTTAGCAGCGTAGAATGTTATGATTCCTTTTCAAATCGATGGACTGAAGTTGCTCCCCTTAAGGAAGCAGTAAGTTCTCCTGCCGTGACCAGCTGTGTAGGCAAATTGTTTGTGATTGGTGGAGGACCTGATGATAATACTTGTTCTGATAAG GTTCAATCCTATGATCCAGAAACCAATTCTTGGCTACTTCGTGCAGCTATTCCTATTGCCAAGAGGTGTATAACAGCCGTATCCTTAAACAACCTGATATATGTTGCTGGTGGACTGACCAAGGCAATATACTGTTACGATCCAGTTGAAGATTACTGGATGCATGTACAGAATACATTCAGCCGACAG GAAAACTGTGGTATGTCTGTATGTAATGGTAAAATATATATCCTGGGTGGAAGACGGGAAAATGGAGAAGCTACAGACACTATTCTCTGTTACGATCCTGCCACAAGTATCATCACAGGGGTAGCTGCAATGCCCAGGCCAGTGTCCTATCACGGATGTGTGACTATTCACAGATACAATGAGAAGTGCTTCAAGCTCTGA